One genomic segment of Vulcanisaeta thermophila includes these proteins:
- a CDS encoding TFIIB-type zinc ribbon-containing protein: MVTADKVVNVGVLRCPNCGGVGTIIEDPSTGELVCRACGFVLQDHVISEGPPWRVFDSSEVVGRVSAKVISPSLPNHGIGGSVIAVENRGGSVAAKLRALARRNRLIQYVENTERRAKELRDLLMGVKYRLNLPDSVIDDAIILYRQLSSRCDIKGARTRDLALVLLYMAIKKHRLGYQFRELKAALNTDGGKRVSRLLMTVKQCLAQQGGEGLIRSDEELGRFLERVIASLKLGEDIRYHVTKLSISMVKEGEKLRLTNGRTAYSLIASAVYIAATLMGARRRQRDVAEAAKVTDVTIRNRYKELISKLDIVIEV, from the coding sequence GTGGTCACGGCAGATAAGGTCGTAAACGTGGGCGTGCTAAGGTGCCCTAACTGCGGTGGTGTTGGGACGATTATTGAGGATCCATCCACTGGTGAGTTGGTTTGTAGGGCGTGTGGTTTTGTGCTTCAGGACCACGTCATTTCGGAGGGGCCGCCCTGGAGGGTTTTCGATAGCTCGGAGGTAGTGGGTAGGGTTAGTGCCAAGGTGATTAGTCCATCACTTCCTAACCATGGTATTGGGGGTTCGGTAATAGCCGTGGAGAATAGGGGAGGTAGTGTTGCTGCTAAGCTTAGGGCGTTGGCTAGGAGGAATAGGTTGATTCAGTATGTGGAGAATACCGAGAGAAGGGCCAAGGAGCTTAGGGATCTACTCATGGGTGTGAAGTACAGGTTGAACCTGCCCGATTCCGTAATTGACGACGCAATAATACTTTACAGGCAGTTATCAAGTAGGTGTGACATCAAGGGCGCCAGGACTAGGGACCTGGCCCTGGTGTTGCTGTACATGGCAATTAAGAAGCATAGGTTGGGTTACCAGTTTAGGGAGTTGAAGGCTGCATTGAATACCGATGGTGGTAAGAGGGTGAGTAGGCTTCTGATGACTGTGAAGCAATGCCTGGCACAGCAGGGTGGGGAGGGCCTTATTAGGAGTGATGAGGAGCTGGGTAGGTTCCTGGAGAGGGTCATAGCCTCGTTAAAACTGGGCGAGGACATTAGGTACCACGTAACCAAACTATCCATAAGCATGGTTAAGGAGGGCGAGAAACTACGGTTGACTAATGGCAGGACTGCATACTCACTAATAGCCTCTGCGGTCTACATAGCCGCCACGTTAATGGGGGCCAGGAGGAGGCAGAGGGATGTTGCCGAGGCCGCCAAGGTCACGGACGTGACCATTAGGAATAGGTATAAGGAGTTAATCAGTAAGTTGGACATTGTGATTGAGGTTTAG
- a CDS encoding winged helix DNA-binding protein: MPRDASSIIRELSDKEAKLLTEIYRAGGEVMLKDIWKTLGMRSKAGMPFINKLEKKGLLEKENVGRGKRVMYRVRLTEVGMEIAREITEVGALIRVLTYEALTKIPCFYCPYIDVCGTTEEITPIRCEYLNKWLYEQTKGQE; encoded by the coding sequence ATGCCTAGGGATGCTTCATCAATAATTAGGGAATTGAGTGATAAAGAGGCCAAGCTACTCACGGAGATTTACAGGGCTGGAGGGGAGGTTATGCTGAAGGATATTTGGAAGACCCTGGGCATGAGGAGTAAGGCAGGGATGCCCTTCATAAACAAGCTCGAGAAGAAGGGACTGCTGGAGAAGGAGAATGTGGGAAGGGGCAAGAGGGTCATGTACAGGGTGAGGCTTACGGAGGTTGGTATGGAAATAGCCAGGGAAATAACGGAGGTAGGCGCATTAATAAGGGTGTTAACATACGAGGCACTGACCAAGATACCATGCTTCTACTGCCCCTACATCGACGTGTGCGGGACCACGGAGGAAATAACACCAATAAGGTGCGAGTACCTGAACAAGTGGCTTTATGAACAGACCAAGGGTCAGGAATAA
- the thpR gene encoding RNA 2',3'-cyclic phosphodiesterase has translation MPQLYRVFIAVDINDELKKPMLQLQRELMIAGVDMKPVEPENLHITLRFIGEITREELNEVMKRLERLSYRRFIMHMVGVGAFPDLTRPRVIWVGVKEGSEDLARVHDEVMKLTGDIGQRDDREFTPHLTIARVRHIRDRERFMSVIRKYENQDFGTQEVIEIKLKQSTLTPRGPIYNDLMKIKLT, from the coding sequence ATGCCCCAGCTCTACAGGGTGTTCATAGCCGTGGACATAAATGACGAGTTGAAAAAACCCATGCTACAACTACAGAGGGAGTTGATGATCGCGGGTGTGGATATGAAGCCCGTGGAGCCCGAGAACCTACACATAACCCTGAGATTCATTGGCGAGATAACCAGGGAGGAACTCAACGAGGTAATGAAGAGACTCGAAAGGCTAAGTTACAGGAGGTTCATAATGCACATGGTTGGTGTTGGCGCATTCCCAGACCTAACAAGGCCCAGGGTCATATGGGTGGGCGTGAAGGAGGGGTCTGAGGACCTGGCCAGGGTTCACGATGAGGTCATGAAACTCACCGGGGACATAGGGCAGAGGGATGATAGGGAATTCACACCACACCTAACCATAGCCAGGGTGAGGCATATTAGGGATAGGGAGAGGTTCATGAGCGTGATAAGGAAGTACGAAAACCAGGACTTCGGAACCCAGGAGGTAATCGAGATAAAACTAAAACAGAGCACCCTAACACCCAGGGGCCCCATCTACAATGACCTCATGAAAATAAAACTCACGTAA
- a CDS encoding CBS domain-containing protein yields the protein MRVKELIKDGVISCKSTDPIMCAVSKMYTNNVGSVVIIDEDGKPTGIFTERDLVRIVAEGISLNTPLSKVMSKKLITANPDESIISAAMKMLENNIRHLPVTESSRVVGIVSIRDILRSLMAQELSYP from the coding sequence ATGAGGGTTAAGGAACTCATTAAAGACGGCGTTATATCCTGCAAATCCACAGACCCAATAATGTGCGCCGTGAGTAAGATGTACACGAACAACGTGGGCAGCGTGGTAATAATCGACGAAGACGGAAAACCCACCGGGATATTCACAGAGAGGGACTTGGTCAGGATAGTGGCTGAGGGAATAAGCCTAAACACACCACTATCCAAGGTAATGAGTAAGAAATTAATAACCGCAAACCCAGACGAATCAATAATATCAGCGGCCATGAAAATGCTGGAAAACAACATAAGGCACCTACCAGTCACGGAAAGCAGCAGGGTAGTGGGTATAGTGAGCATAAGGGACATACTAAGGTCACTAATGGCACAGGAACTCTCATACCCATAA
- a CDS encoding aldehyde ferredoxin oxidoreductase N-terminal domain-containing protein — translation MKVLSIDLGINSWSIKEIEAQGPVSLGVKLHWDSKSWRLDPLDPQVPFIIGMGPFVGGKLPGFHRLIAVFKSPMTRTIHVAALGGAAYKFMGSGVDAIVITGRSREPTALFISSDGVEVVGIKPVFEYGGYRGAYALTKYLLDEYRKFFIKYNARAVVIGPGAVSTYNGALVSIDVDPRRGSFKPGAEDFAARGGPGSALFQGHNVAAIVAGGRYGARYPGVVDASLINRIIMEQFKKPFIQVMSEKTVKYRFDPSMGTGGTFGVNYPHYRELLPLFGYKSIYLPKEERIRHVNAIIKLFWEPFNNEVFGKAKTWYNCGDFGCSVVCKKVWRGKKVDYEPFHAMGPFIGNYMFEEAVRLVDEVDQYGLDAIEMGHVVAWIFDAVEQGLLEPEEVGLSGKPVFDPLRFRPEVDSRLNAKLASEVLRGFVERSTEVLRIIAESGIRVAARKLDEVFHDRVVRVGKSFRDLVVYAAYGEDGYMTPNLYWAPGMVAPMYVLGRYWTNYTPTFMDPRDFAKSSLERAIAEALIDDAGLCRFHRGWAEPILGKLYVEITGMKPNTNLYREIAEYSIKAGAEPRPWEGERTRDLVSTMAREIGSREWAFEDYEDYARWWGQFKETLDKGLGITQ, via the coding sequence GTGAAGGTGCTTAGTATTGACCTGGGCATTAACTCCTGGAGTATTAAGGAGATTGAGGCACAGGGCCCAGTGAGCCTTGGCGTTAAGCTTCACTGGGATTCCAAGTCATGGAGACTGGACCCACTGGATCCCCAGGTACCATTCATAATAGGCATGGGGCCCTTCGTTGGCGGTAAACTGCCTGGTTTCCATAGGCTCATTGCGGTCTTCAAGAGCCCCATGACAAGGACAATACACGTGGCAGCACTGGGTGGCGCTGCCTACAAGTTCATGGGCTCGGGCGTGGATGCCATAGTCATTACGGGCAGGTCCAGGGAGCCAACGGCATTGTTCATCTCCAGTGACGGTGTTGAGGTTGTTGGCATTAAGCCCGTGTTTGAGTACGGTGGTTATAGGGGCGCTTACGCCTTAACTAAGTACCTGCTCGACGAGTACCGCAAATTCTTCATTAAGTATAATGCGAGGGCTGTTGTTATTGGGCCTGGCGCCGTTAGTACATACAATGGCGCCCTGGTCTCCATAGACGTGGACCCAAGGAGGGGATCGTTCAAACCAGGCGCTGAGGATTTCGCGGCCAGGGGAGGCCCTGGTTCCGCGTTGTTCCAGGGCCATAATGTGGCGGCCATAGTGGCTGGTGGTAGGTATGGGGCCAGGTACCCAGGGGTTGTTGATGCGTCACTTATAAATAGGATAATCATGGAGCAGTTCAAGAAGCCCTTTATACAGGTGATGAGCGAGAAGACCGTTAAGTACAGGTTTGACCCGAGCATGGGCACGGGGGGAACCTTCGGCGTTAATTACCCACACTACAGGGAGTTACTACCCCTATTTGGGTACAAGTCCATTTACCTACCTAAGGAGGAGAGGATAAGGCATGTAAACGCAATCATTAAGTTGTTCTGGGAGCCCTTCAACAACGAGGTTTTCGGCAAGGCCAAGACCTGGTACAACTGCGGTGACTTCGGGTGCTCAGTGGTTTGTAAGAAGGTTTGGCGTGGTAAGAAGGTGGATTATGAACCATTCCATGCCATGGGCCCATTCATAGGGAACTACATGTTCGAGGAGGCTGTGAGGCTTGTTGATGAGGTTGATCAATACGGGCTCGACGCCATAGAGATGGGCCACGTGGTCGCGTGGATCTTCGACGCCGTGGAGCAGGGCTTACTGGAGCCCGAGGAGGTGGGGCTCAGTGGGAAACCCGTTTTCGACCCGCTCAGGTTCAGGCCTGAGGTTGATTCGAGGTTGAATGCAAAACTGGCCAGTGAGGTTTTGAGGGGGTTTGTGGAGAGGTCCACGGAGGTCCTGAGGATAATTGCCGAGAGCGGCATTAGGGTGGCTGCGAGGAAGCTTGATGAGGTGTTCCATGACAGGGTGGTTAGGGTGGGTAAGTCCTTCAGGGATCTGGTGGTTTATGCGGCGTACGGTGAGGATGGGTACATGACCCCAAACCTGTACTGGGCCCCAGGCATGGTGGCGCCCATGTACGTCCTGGGTAGGTACTGGACCAACTACACGCCCACATTCATGGATCCAAGAGACTTCGCAAAATCCTCCCTGGAGAGGGCCATTGCGGAGGCGTTGATTGATGATGCAGGGCTGTGCAGGTTCCACAGGGGTTGGGCTGAGCCCATACTCGGGAAACTCTATGTGGAGATCACGGGTATGAAGCCCAACACAAACCTGTACAGGGAGATCGCGGAGTACTCAATAAAGGCTGGGGCGGAGCCAAGGCCCTGGGAGGGGGAGAGAACGAGGGATTTGGTATCCACAATGGCCAGGGAAATAGGCTCGAGGGAATGGGCCTTTGAGGACTACGAGGACTACGCCAGGTGGTGGGGGCAATTCAAGGAAACACTGGACAAGGGACTCGGCATAACACAATAA
- a CDS encoding 4a-hydroxytetrahydrobiopterin dehydratase: protein MTLLKIEDVMRMLPSGWRVEGQYLIRDLEFRSFMDCIAFVNELAQLAEQEEHHPDMVIVWKHLTLRLTTHDEGGITELDLEMANKINQLIDKWGDRIEAK, encoded by the coding sequence GTGACGCTGCTTAAGATTGAGGATGTAATGAGGATGCTACCCAGTGGGTGGAGGGTTGAGGGGCAGTACCTAATTAGGGATTTGGAGTTTAGGTCTTTCATGGACTGCATAGCCTTCGTTAATGAGCTGGCCCAGTTAGCGGAGCAGGAGGAGCATCACCCAGACATGGTGATAGTTTGGAAGCACCTGACGCTTAGGTTGACAACGCATGATGAGGGTGGTATTACCGAGCTGGATCTGGAGATGGCTAATAAGATAAATCAATTGATAGATAAGTGGGGTGATAGGATTGAGGCGAAGTAA
- a CDS encoding TrmB family transcriptional regulator produces the protein MVEGIKKKILDYLTANKGKEFTVEEIAKAVGEERLNVIKAQLTRLIKDGKVQKTNGKYKAV, from the coding sequence ATGGTGGAGGGGATTAAGAAGAAAATCCTAGACTACCTCACAGCGAACAAGGGTAAGGAATTCACGGTGGAGGAGATAGCAAAGGCCGTGGGTGAGGAAAGACTAAACGTGATAAAGGCACAATTAACAAGGCTCATAAAGGACGGGAAGGTACAGAAAACCAACGGCAAGTACAAAGCCGTATAG
- a CDS encoding MBL fold metallo-hydrolase has protein sequence MVLRVYYDDGVVVSNGRFRVLVDPVGRPRERPDAVLITHAHRDHVNPRALLGLSSPIIMSPQSSSIIKSRDGVTLRSIPAIPGSIIELEGFRVEALNAGHVLGSLMYIIDFGDYRVGVTGDFNVEDSIILRGARALEGVDALVMEATYGSPDYVFPTREEVYGEVLGFVENGVRDGVVVLIGQALGRGQELTALLRGYPMYLDYDIKVLNNALGIRDGKVLGSYVEDGSVVIMGAQGGFERLRRLRRGRFRFMALSGVYAKSSRRSRAEGLGIATAPLSSHSDFPGLVDFTLGSNAKVVYTVYGHAREFARYLRGLGVRAMVIPRAGQTFIDDYL, from the coding sequence GTGGTTTTGAGGGTTTACTACGATGATGGGGTTGTGGTGAGTAATGGGAGGTTTAGGGTATTGGTGGATCCCGTGGGCAGGCCCAGGGAGAGGCCCGACGCTGTGTTGATAACCCATGCCCATAGGGATCATGTTAATCCCAGGGCCCTCCTGGGCTTGTCATCACCAATAATCATGAGCCCACAGTCAAGCTCCATAATTAAGTCCCGCGATGGCGTGACACTTAGGTCAATACCCGCCATCCCAGGCTCGATCATCGAACTGGAGGGTTTTAGGGTTGAGGCCTTGAACGCTGGTCACGTCCTTGGCAGTCTCATGTACATTATCGACTTTGGCGATTATAGGGTTGGTGTTACCGGTGACTTCAACGTTGAGGACTCAATCATCCTAAGGGGTGCCAGGGCTTTGGAGGGTGTGGATGCCCTGGTCATGGAAGCCACCTACGGATCGCCCGATTACGTGTTCCCCACCAGGGAGGAGGTTTATGGGGAGGTTCTGGGTTTTGTTGAGAATGGCGTGAGGGATGGGGTTGTGGTCCTCATTGGACAAGCCCTTGGTCGCGGACAGGAATTAACGGCACTGCTCAGGGGCTACCCCATGTACCTTGATTATGACATTAAGGTTTTGAACAATGCCCTGGGGATTAGGGATGGTAAGGTCCTGGGCAGTTACGTGGAGGACGGCTCGGTAGTCATAATGGGCGCCCAGGGTGGTTTTGAAAGACTGAGGAGGCTCCGCAGGGGTAGGTTTAGGTTCATGGCGTTAAGCGGGGTTTACGCCAAGAGCTCCAGGAGGAGTAGGGCTGAGGGTTTGGGGATTGCCACTGCACCCCTAAGCAGCCACTCTGATTTTCCAGGGCTTGTGGACTTCACCCTGGGTAGTAATGCGAAGGTTGTGTACACTGTTTATGGCCACGCTAGGGAGTTCGCCAGGTATTTAAGGGGGCTTGGTGTCAGGGCTATGGTTATTCCCAGGGCTGGCCAGACCTTCATTGATGACT